CCCTGTTTCAACCCCGCTCAGGAGTTGTCAAAGTAATTGCAAGCGCGAATCGCTGACTGCAATTCCAGCCAAATTGGCACTAGAAGGCGAGTATTACTCCGAGTTGCCATGTTAGTTTCCAGTTTGCTATTGTACCCCGCATGGCGAGCAACAACTTTCGTGAGATGGCGttcgttggtgttgggatcAGCTCGAACTGGGGCCGTTTCTGCTCTAGTTTCCTTTCAGTGTTAGCCGTCGGCAATATTCATCCGACGTGCTGTCGTCGTCGGGGGAAAGGAGTCCGTTTAAAATAATATCAGAGACAAACTGCTTTTCCATTTTCATCTTGAATACTGATTAATATGCTAATGGTAGTAACATCATGTCGGCCATTGTCCGAACAGGCGTTGTCACGCAGTCAGATCAACTGTCTCGAAAATTGGTGCCGTTTGATGTCCCGCCGGGTACTACATCCATACACATCAAGTATGCGTATAGTTGTCGAGACGCCGGCAACGCCATTGACCTGGGATTGCTGGGTGTGAATGACCAGTTCCGCGGCTACTCTGGCGGTTCCAGGATTGAGATTATGGTAGCGAATGATGGAGCTACACCAGGCTATATCCCCGGACTATTGGCACCTGGTACATGGAACGTGATACTTGGAGTCTACCAAGTGAAAACAACCGAATCATCGTACACAATCGAAATAACCTTGGACACCAAACAACGACAAGAGTTCCAGCCCTGTCCTGCGCCAACTAGAGCTCACTATAGTACATCGCTGCGACGGTTACCTGGTTATAGCCCCAGCTTCCAATGGCTAAAGGGCGACTTTCACGTACATTCAGTATACTCTGATGGGAAGCTCGACTTGAGCAGCTTAATTGACAAGGCGCTCAAGAGGAACCTCGACTTCATATTCTCGACAgagcacaacaccaacagcgCAAACCTCGTGTGTGGCTCCCACAGCCCAGAGGGATTCCTAGTAGGCCGAGGAATTGAAGTCACAACTTACAAGGGCCACTGGAACGCCATAGGCCTTTTACCGCATCAAATGATTGATCCGGTCATCCATGATTCAACGAACGTGGACGCAAGCTTGACGCAAGCTGTAAGAGAGGTGCACAAGTCCGATGGatttgccatcatcaatcatcCATTTGCAGAGTGTCGCTGCTGCGCTTGGGACTTTACTTTTCACAACGACATGGATGCAATTGAAGTCTGGAATGGGCCCTGGAAAAGACATCCCGACGACGAGTCGAATGAGAAAGCGGTACAAAAATGGGACGAGTTGCTGCGATGCGGTAACATATTTCCTGCAACAGGGGGCAGTGACCTTCACGAGCCGCAGTTTGAGATTGGCGAACCAGTGACGAGGGTGTTGGCTGACGAGAATTCTGTGACTTCTATTATTCGTGGGTTGAGAGATCGTCGGGTCTATCTCACGCGGCA
The sequence above is a segment of the Pochonia chlamydosporia 170 chromosome Unknown PCv3seq00014, whole genome shotgun sequence genome. Coding sequences within it:
- a CDS encoding PHP domain-containing protein (similar to Arthroderma benhamiae CBS 112371 XP_003011302.1), with protein sequence MVANDGATPGYIPGLLAPGTWNVILGVYQVKTTESSYTIEITLDTKQRQEFQPCPAPTRAHYSTSLRRLPGYSPSFQWLKGDFHVHSVYSDGKLDLSSLIDKALKRNLDFIFSTEHNTNSANLVCGSHSPEGFLVGRGIEVTTYKGHWNAIGLLPHQMIDPVIHDSTNVDASLTQAVREVHKSDGFAIINHPFAECRCCAWDFTFHNDMDAIEVWNGPWKRHPDDESNEKAVQKWDELLRCGNIFPATGGSDLHEPQFEIGEPVTRVLADENSVTSIIRGLRDRRVYLTRHPSYEIAFTVRHGEKVADIGGWVEATGLVKAVVCLKGFPGGEIRLISEAGIVCRTSESWLEMEVMGRYLRVEVRDGSGEMLGLTNPIWVLGPKE